A region from the Candidatus Zymogenaceae bacterium genome encodes:
- a CDS encoding CBS domain-containing protein, protein MKNFVLLYVKDAMTTDLITVSPTTKLKGVEGLFDTYDYNFIPVMEEGRMVGIVSKLDILKHFVFTPQSMIPHYDRLLEDEVRLVMNKGVLTVSTDTPLTRVLELMVETKLRSFPVVDSEMNLLGIISRDDILRQLRE, encoded by the coding sequence ATGAAAAATTTCGTACTCTTGTACGTCAAGGATGCCATGACCACCGATCTTATCACGGTTTCTCCTACTACCAAACTCAAGGGGGTCGAGGGGCTGTTTGACACCTATGATTACAATTTCATCCCTGTTATGGAAGAGGGACGCATGGTCGGGATCGTTTCAAAGCTTGATATACTCAAGCACTTCGTGTTTACTCCCCAATCGATGATCCCCCATTATGACCGGCTCCTGGAGGACGAGGTGCGCCTCGTTATGAACAAGGGCGTGCTGACCGTATCCACCGATACTCCCCTCACCAGAGTGCTTGAGCTGATGGTGGAGACGAAGCTCAGAAGTTTCCCGGTGGTGGACAGTGAGATGAACCTTCTTGGAATCATCTCTCGAGACGACATTCTGAGACAATTACGGGAATGA